Proteins encoded together in one Pseudomonas sp. TCU-HL1 window:
- a CDS encoding ABC transporter ATP-binding protein yields MSVFTRTAPVVEIRGAVKHYRAPEGHLVRALDGLDLAVGANEFVTLLGPSGCGKTTLLRVISGFEQLDGGELLIQGRPMNDAPAHRRPVHTVFQSYALFPHMSVGDNVGYALEVRGVGKAERRQRIGEALELVGLAGLERRRPAQLSGGQQQRVALARALVDRPALLLLDEPLSALDRQLRQNMQRELKKLQHELGIAFVFVTHDQEEALTMSDRIVVLNGGHIQQVGSPADIYDRPANAFVAGFIGESNLFDAQVQACSGGVAELRDRQGDRLWVRDASLRAGQALQVLLRPEQFHLDSPGADGVALEGQVEQTLFIGKDFEVSLRTAHGRQVKAVIRDAGREALHRLHPGSPLKLWYAQGTAHLIREAGQ; encoded by the coding sequence ATGAGCGTTTTCACCCGCACTGCGCCGGTCGTCGAAATCCGTGGCGCAGTGAAGCACTATCGCGCCCCGGAAGGGCACCTGGTACGCGCCCTCGATGGCCTCGACCTGGCCGTCGGCGCCAACGAGTTCGTCACCCTGCTGGGGCCCTCGGGCTGCGGCAAGACCACCCTGCTGCGCGTCATCAGCGGCTTCGAGCAACTGGACGGCGGCGAACTGCTGATCCAGGGCCGGCCGATGAATGACGCACCTGCGCATCGCCGCCCCGTGCATACGGTGTTCCAGAGCTACGCGCTGTTCCCGCACATGAGCGTCGGCGACAACGTCGGCTATGCGCTGGAGGTACGCGGCGTAGGCAAGGCCGAGCGCCGCCAGCGGATTGGCGAGGCACTGGAGCTGGTCGGTCTGGCCGGCCTCGAACGCCGTCGCCCGGCGCAGCTCTCCGGCGGCCAGCAACAGCGCGTGGCGCTGGCCCGCGCACTGGTGGACCGGCCGGCGTTGCTGCTGCTCGATGAGCCGCTCTCCGCGCTCGACCGCCAGCTGCGCCAGAACATGCAGCGGGAACTGAAGAAGCTGCAGCACGAACTGGGCATCGCCTTCGTCTTCGTCACCCACGACCAGGAAGAGGCACTGACCATGTCCGACCGCATCGTCGTACTCAACGGCGGGCATATCCAGCAAGTCGGCTCACCGGCGGATATCTACGACCGCCCCGCCAATGCCTTCGTCGCCGGCTTCATCGGCGAGAGCAACCTGTTCGACGCCCAGGTGCAAGCCTGCAGCGGCGGGGTTGCCGAGTTGCGTGACCGCCAGGGCGACCGCCTGTGGGTGCGCGATGCCAGCCTGCGGGCCGGCCAGGCGCTGCAGGTGCTGCTGCGACCGGAACAGTTCCACCTCGACAGCCCCGGAGCCGACGGCGTTGCACTGGAGGGGCAGGTGGAGCAGACCCTGTTCATCGGCAAGGACTTCGAGGTCAGCCTGCGCACAGCCCATGGCCGCCAGGTCAAGGCGGTGATCCGTGACGCCGGCCGCGAGGCGCTGCACCGCCTGCATCCGGGCAGCCCCCTGAAGCTGTGGTACGCGCAGGGCACCGCCCACCTCATCCGCGAGGCAGGGCAATGA
- a CDS encoding MurR/RpiR family transcriptional regulator yields MLDSKMEHVEGKLTPAERTLWAYIQANLETLAFENGATLAAKSGVSPNTVSRFLRRLGYKGLKSLKEELRDEVRVQSLLNTALIERVEQSEDLLAHLNEEMAALREFAAQLGSQHWRDIVARVSQAERVFVCGFQTIRGLAEDFANRLALVRSGVEFLDLYSGVLGQWIDSHGQRCCVILVDIAPYADAGIAFANNCLKQGTDLVVFTDEYGIARHIDTPHIVTMKTKTGLILESTGGLTSALNVLLHCVAAEHKGQLKERLVAYRARVESLKLYRP; encoded by the coding sequence ATGCTCGATAGCAAGATGGAACACGTTGAAGGCAAGCTGACGCCGGCCGAGCGCACGCTGTGGGCCTACATCCAGGCCAATCTGGAGACCCTCGCCTTTGAGAACGGCGCCACCCTGGCGGCTAAGAGCGGCGTCAGCCCGAACACGGTCAGCCGCTTCCTGCGTCGTCTCGGCTACAAGGGATTGAAGAGCCTGAAGGAGGAACTGCGTGATGAGGTGCGTGTGCAGTCGCTGCTCAACACCGCGCTGATCGAGCGGGTCGAGCAATCGGAAGATCTGCTGGCCCACCTCAACGAAGAGATGGCGGCGCTGCGCGAGTTCGCCGCCCAGCTCGGCAGCCAGCACTGGCGTGACATCGTCGCGCGCGTCAGTCAGGCCGAGCGGGTGTTCGTCTGCGGTTTCCAGACCATCCGCGGACTGGCCGAGGACTTCGCCAATCGGCTTGCCCTGGTGCGTTCCGGGGTGGAATTCCTCGATTTGTACAGCGGCGTGCTCGGCCAGTGGATCGACAGCCACGGCCAGCGCTGCTGCGTGATCCTGGTCGACATCGCACCCTATGCCGACGCGGGAATCGCCTTTGCCAACAACTGCCTGAAACAGGGCACGGACCTGGTGGTGTTCACCGACGAATACGGCATCGCCCGGCACATCGACACGCCGCATATCGTCACCATGAAGACCAAGACCGGGCTGATTCTCGAGTCCACCGGCGGCCTGACCAGTGCCCTCAACGTGCTGCTGCACTGCGTGGCGGCCGAGCACAAGGGGCAACTCAAGGAGCGCCTGGTGGCCTATCGGGCACGGGTCGAGAGCCTCAAGCTCTATCGTCCCTAG
- a CDS encoding Crp/Fnr family transcriptional regulator: MQHEKTQQPSYTAQNLRVPQGKREATTVANHLLNGIPSRERNRVLNHCESVDLVFGSILCDTDQPYSHAYFPLTGFISLVTHLDAHRPLEMGLIGSEGMLGVTLILGVRKAPIRAVVQGAGNALRITSAHLLRELHECPELQRSLNRYLYVLMAQLSQAAACIHFHEIQPRLARWLLMTHDRAQADHFHLTHEFLADMLGVRRSGITVAAGELQQKHLIRYTRGEITILDRAGLEAVACECYGAVTDCYSKLLG, translated from the coding sequence GTGCAGCATGAGAAAACTCAGCAGCCTTCTTACACCGCCCAGAACCTGCGCGTGCCGCAGGGAAAAAGGGAGGCGACCACAGTGGCCAACCATCTTCTAAATGGCATCCCGAGCAGAGAGCGCAACAGGGTTCTCAATCATTGCGAATCGGTAGATCTGGTCTTTGGCAGCATTCTTTGTGATACAGACCAGCCATACAGCCATGCCTACTTCCCGCTTACCGGCTTCATCTCCCTGGTGACACATCTGGATGCACATCGGCCGCTGGAAATGGGCCTGATCGGCAGCGAAGGCATGCTGGGCGTAACGCTCATACTGGGGGTTCGCAAGGCGCCAATCCGAGCGGTGGTGCAAGGCGCCGGAAACGCCCTGCGCATCACCTCCGCCCACCTTCTGCGCGAATTGCACGAGTGCCCCGAACTGCAGCGCAGCTTGAATCGCTACCTCTACGTATTGATGGCGCAACTGTCGCAAGCGGCCGCCTGCATCCATTTTCATGAGATCCAGCCACGGCTGGCGCGCTGGCTGCTGATGACCCACGACCGGGCGCAGGCCGATCATTTCCACCTCACCCATGAGTTTCTTGCTGACATGCTCGGTGTGCGTCGGAGTGGCATCACCGTAGCCGCGGGGGAGTTGCAGCAAAAACACCTCATCCGCTACACCCGCGGTGAGATCACCATTCTCGATCGCGCCGGGCTCGAAGCAGTTGCCTGCGAATGCTACGGCGCAGTGACGGACTGCTACAGCAAACTGCTTGGCTGA
- a CDS encoding polyamine ABC transporter substrate-binding protein: MPTLRQIPLYTAFSALLAASGAQAAEELHLYNWGDYINPEVLTRFTAETGIKVTLDTYGSNEEMLAKLQAGAAGYDIVFPSVHMHDTMAALGLLEKTSINQSPAFANIDPSFLRAKSDPKGEYCTPYAWGTVGIFYNKTKVSKPIESWNDFFAEAKAGNKVIMLDDMREALGIGLIKNGKSVNTTDPADLKQASDWLLERKPLIAAFTYDSVPIVQSGDAVAAHYFVGAMMFVNQAPENLAYVIPKEGATMYQEDMCVLKSAPNKANAKRFMEFFLKPEIAVLNAQQQMNGTPNLEARKLLPDELRNNPQINPPADVMAKLQIFEDLGKGLKQYDRAWTRVRTAN; this comes from the coding sequence ATGCCCACCCTGCGTCAGATCCCCTTGTACACCGCGTTCAGCGCGCTTCTCGCCGCCAGCGGCGCCCAGGCCGCCGAAGAACTTCACCTGTACAACTGGGGCGACTACATCAACCCCGAAGTACTGACCCGTTTCACCGCCGAGACCGGTATCAAGGTGACGCTCGACACCTACGGCAGCAACGAGGAAATGCTCGCCAAGCTGCAAGCCGGCGCCGCGGGTTATGACATCGTCTTCCCCTCGGTACACATGCACGACACCATGGCCGCCCTCGGCTTGCTGGAGAAGACCTCCATCAACCAGAGCCCGGCGTTCGCCAACATCGACCCGTCGTTCCTTCGTGCCAAGTCAGACCCCAAGGGCGAGTACTGCACGCCCTACGCCTGGGGCACCGTGGGCATTTTCTACAACAAGACCAAGGTTTCCAAACCCATCGAGAGCTGGAACGACTTTTTCGCTGAGGCCAAGGCCGGCAATAAAGTCATCATGCTCGACGACATGCGTGAGGCTCTGGGCATCGGCTTGATCAAGAACGGAAAGTCGGTCAACACCACCGACCCGGCGGACCTCAAGCAGGCCTCCGACTGGCTGCTGGAACGCAAGCCCCTGATCGCCGCCTTCACCTACGACAGCGTGCCGATAGTCCAGTCCGGCGACGCGGTTGCCGCCCACTATTTCGTCGGCGCGATGATGTTCGTGAACCAGGCCCCGGAGAACCTGGCCTACGTGATTCCCAAGGAAGGCGCGACCATGTACCAGGAAGACATGTGCGTGCTCAAGAGCGCACCGAACAAGGCCAACGCCAAGCGCTTCATGGAGTTCTTCCTGAAGCCGGAGATCGCCGTCCTCAACGCCCAGCAACAGATGAACGGCACCCCGAACCTGGAAGCGCGCAAGTTGCTTCCGGACGAGCTGCGCAACAACCCGCAGATCAACCCGCCTGCCGACGTCATGGCCAAGCTGCAGATCTTCGAGGATCTCGGCAAGGGCCTGAAGCAGTACGACCGCGCCTGGACCCGGGTGCGCACCGCGAACTGA
- a CDS encoding lmo0937 family membrane protein → MLQALVVVLLVLWGLGLITSYSMGGFIHILLVVAIMLFLLQFIQGRRS, encoded by the coding sequence ATGCTCCAGGCACTGGTGGTCGTGCTGTTGGTTCTGTGGGGGCTGGGACTGATCACGTCCTACTCCATGGGCGGGTTTATCCATATCCTCCTGGTGGTAGCGATCATGCTGTTCCTGCTCCAGTTCATTCAGGGACGTCGTTCGTAA
- a CDS encoding PRC-barrel domain-containing protein encodes MNHQKKNAGNEDHEAGPATRTGPGPELMGTDTLIGNDVYNLAGDDLGEIKEIMLDMRSGRVIYAVLSFKSFLGLGEKLFAVPWRALTLDTEHKRFTLDVDRYRLKDAPGFDKSHWPDMADQRWQMQISRFYGNTGWE; translated from the coding sequence ATGAACCATCAGAAAAAAAACGCCGGCAACGAAGACCATGAAGCCGGCCCCGCCACTCGAACAGGGCCTGGACCTGAACTGATGGGCACGGACACGCTCATCGGCAACGATGTCTACAACCTCGCGGGAGATGACCTCGGGGAAATCAAGGAAATCATGCTGGATATGCGCAGCGGCCGAGTCATCTATGCGGTGCTGTCCTTCAAGTCTTTCCTTGGCCTGGGTGAAAAACTCTTCGCCGTGCCCTGGAGGGCGTTGACGCTGGACACCGAGCACAAGCGTTTCACGCTCGACGTCGACAGGTATCGGCTCAAGGACGCGCCTGGATTCGACAAGAGCCATTGGCCTGATATGGCTGACCAGCGCTGGCAAATGCAGATCAGCCGTTTCTACGGAAATACGGGTTGGGAGTGA
- a CDS encoding Crp/Fnr family transcriptional regulator — protein sequence MPDTPSPLQSHLLAALPEEVQQRLIPQLDLVSLPLGKVLYESGATLRHVYFPTDSIVSLLYVMENGASAEISVVGNEGMIGLAVFMGGESTPSRAIVQSAGHAYRLQGQRLKSEINRHGDLLQLMLRYTQALITQMAQTAVCNRHHSIDQQLCRWLLLSLDRLPSNHLTMTQELIANMLGVRREGVTDAAGKLQKLGVIEYSRGHITVLDRAKLEALSCECYAVVKKETDRLLPWASPAGYA from the coding sequence ATGCCGGATACGCCATCACCCTTGCAGAGTCACCTGCTTGCCGCCTTGCCAGAAGAGGTCCAGCAACGCCTGATTCCGCAACTCGACCTGGTGTCGTTACCCCTTGGCAAGGTTCTGTACGAGTCGGGGGCTACCCTGCGCCATGTGTACTTCCCCACCGACTCGATCGTTTCCCTCCTTTATGTGATGGAGAACGGAGCCTCGGCGGAAATCTCGGTGGTCGGCAATGAGGGGATGATTGGTCTGGCGGTGTTCATGGGCGGGGAAAGTACGCCAAGCCGTGCCATCGTGCAGAGCGCTGGCCACGCTTATCGGTTGCAGGGACAGCGATTGAAGTCCGAAATCAATCGCCATGGCGATCTGCTACAGCTGATGCTGCGCTATACGCAGGCCCTGATTACCCAGATGGCGCAAACGGCGGTCTGCAACCGGCACCATTCGATCGACCAGCAGCTGTGTCGCTGGTTGTTGCTGTCGCTGGATCGCTTGCCGAGCAATCACCTGACGATGACCCAGGAGTTGATCGCCAACATGCTTGGTGTGCGCCGCGAAGGGGTGACGGACGCCGCCGGCAAGTTGCAGAAGCTTGGCGTGATCGAGTACAGCCGCGGGCACATCACGGTGCTTGACCGTGCCAAGCTCGAGGCGCTGAGCTGCGAGTGCTATGCCGTGGTGAAGAAAGAGACCGACCGCCTGCTGCCCTGGGCATCGCCCGCCGGGTACGCGTGA
- a CDS encoding XRE family transcriptional regulator has product MAKKFDALREKMSPEARARVEARAQEMLAEMPLNELRQARGLSQKMLSEVLHVQQPAIAKMEKRTDMYISTLRSHIEAMGGQLEVIARFPDGAVKISNFADLDERHG; this is encoded by the coding sequence ATGGCTAAGAAATTTGATGCACTGCGCGAGAAGATGTCGCCTGAAGCCAGGGCGCGGGTTGAAGCCAGGGCTCAGGAGATGCTGGCCGAGATGCCCTTGAACGAGCTTCGCCAGGCGCGGGGCTTGTCGCAGAAGATGCTGTCCGAGGTGTTGCATGTGCAGCAGCCTGCCATCGCCAAGATGGAGAAACGCACCGATATGTACATCTCCACCCTGCGCAGCCACATCGAGGCAATGGGCGGGCAGCTGGAGGTGATCGCACGCTTTCCTGACGGTGCCGTGAAGATCAGCAATTTCGCGGACCTCGATGAGCGCCACGGCTGA
- a CDS encoding lmo0937 family membrane protein, whose protein sequence is MFEIVVIGLLALWALGLLTSFYMGGLIHILLFLSIALVMFRSRLGRRE, encoded by the coding sequence ATGTTCGAAATTGTCGTGATCGGATTGTTGGCTCTGTGGGCGCTGGGATTGCTCACATCCTTCTACATGGGGGGACTCATCCATATCCTTCTGTTTCTGTCGATCGCGCTGGTCATGTTCCGGTCCAGGCTGGGACGGCGCGAGTGA
- a CDS encoding ABC transporter permease: protein MNGLAARRRLQLVGLLTPATAVIGLFFLAPLAIMAVYSLLEPGLYGGVEWTLYPDNFGRVLGWADGTNEEFDPVYLAIILRSFKLAGLTVLMTLAVCYPAAFWVARQPERMRNFCLFLITLPFFTSLIVRLYAWVLILRPSGFINTALLALGIHNPVDLIYTETAVLIGMTYIFIPFMFMPVYASVEKLDRRLLEASADLGASRWQSFWKVIFPMTLPGIAAGSIIVFIPSLGNFIVPSLLGGARVLMIGSLVEQQFLAARNWPFGAALAMLLMVVVLVCLVLQVLAQGRNADKEGAR, encoded by the coding sequence ATGAACGGCCTGGCGGCGCGCCGGCGCCTGCAACTGGTCGGCCTGCTGACCCCGGCCACGGCGGTGATCGGGCTGTTCTTCCTCGCCCCGCTGGCCATCATGGCGGTGTACAGCCTGCTCGAGCCGGGGCTGTACGGCGGTGTGGAGTGGACGCTGTATCCGGATAACTTCGGCCGTGTGCTGGGCTGGGCCGATGGCACAAATGAGGAGTTCGACCCGGTCTACCTGGCGATCATCCTGCGCTCGTTCAAGCTGGCCGGCCTGACCGTGCTGATGACCCTGGCCGTGTGCTATCCGGCCGCCTTCTGGGTCGCGCGGCAACCGGAACGGATGCGCAACTTCTGCCTGTTCCTGATCACCCTGCCGTTCTTCACCAGCCTGATCGTGCGCCTCTACGCCTGGGTGCTGATCCTGCGGCCAAGCGGCTTCATCAACACCGCGCTGCTGGCGCTGGGCATACACAACCCGGTGGACCTGATCTACACCGAAACGGCGGTGCTGATCGGCATGACCTACATCTTCATCCCGTTCATGTTCATGCCGGTCTACGCCAGCGTGGAGAAACTCGACCGAAGACTGCTGGAGGCCTCCGCCGACCTCGGCGCCAGTCGCTGGCAGAGCTTCTGGAAGGTGATCTTCCCGATGACCCTGCCGGGCATCGCGGCCGGCTCGATCATTGTGTTCATCCCGAGCCTCGGCAACTTCATCGTGCCCTCGCTGCTGGGCGGAGCGCGGGTGCTGATGATCGGCAGCCTGGTCGAACAGCAGTTCCTGGCCGCACGCAACTGGCCCTTCGGCGCCGCCCTGGCGATGCTGCTGATGGTCGTGGTGCTGGTATGCCTGGTTCTCCAAGTCCTTGCCCAGGGACGTAACGCCGACAAGGAGGGTGCCCGATGA
- a CDS encoding BON domain-containing protein codes for MHVQPRKLILAASIAMALGAMSGAVAAEPQSYTDTRQETQIWTTYALNPHLRANNLNVSVRNGKAILIGKVADEAHKDLAGDIARAVSGVDVVDNQIVVTSDYVPPKPKPGFERSYGAMIDEAMTTAAIKSKLEGSKLPGGKVMRVVTHSGTVMLTGNADSQADKDIAGRMALNTVGVLAVDNQLVVDALKPEPADDAKVAVKDAQDDVADSWITTKVKSTLMYSSNVSGSDISVSTNGGIVTLSGLVASGLERDLAIELAQNVRGVKSVHSTELRY; via the coding sequence ATGCACGTACAACCCCGCAAGCTGATCCTCGCGGCCAGCATCGCCATGGCATTGGGAGCCATGAGCGGTGCCGTCGCGGCAGAGCCGCAGAGCTACACCGATACTCGCCAGGAAACCCAGATATGGACGACCTATGCACTGAATCCCCATCTGCGGGCCAACAACCTCAATGTGTCGGTAAGGAATGGCAAGGCCATCCTGATTGGCAAGGTCGCGGATGAGGCCCACAAGGATCTGGCCGGAGATATCGCACGGGCTGTCAGCGGCGTCGACGTGGTGGACAACCAGATCGTGGTCACGTCCGACTACGTCCCGCCAAAGCCGAAACCGGGTTTTGAGCGCAGCTATGGGGCCATGATCGACGAAGCGATGACTACCGCTGCGATCAAGTCGAAGCTGGAGGGAAGCAAACTGCCCGGAGGCAAGGTCATGCGCGTTGTTACCCACTCTGGCACGGTGATGCTGACCGGCAACGCCGATAGCCAGGCGGACAAGGATATTGCCGGTCGCATGGCCCTGAATACCGTGGGTGTGTTGGCGGTGGACAACCAGCTCGTGGTCGATGCACTGAAACCGGAGCCTGCCGATGATGCCAAGGTCGCGGTGAAGGATGCGCAGGATGATGTTGCCGACAGTTGGATCACGACCAAGGTGAAGTCCACCCTGATGTACTCGAGCAACGTCAGCGGCTCCGATATTTCAGTGAGCACCAACGGCGGCATCGTCACCCTGAGCGGACTCGTTGCCAGTGGGCTGGAACGTGACCTGGCCATTGAACTGGCGCAGAACGTGCGAGGTGTGAAGAGCGTCCACTCCACTGAGCTTCGTTACTGA
- a CDS encoding ABC transporter permease, whose translation MNALLAGLGRRLLGGYSLAFFVFLYLPIALIVVYSFNANPINMMIWSGASLDWYRSLFGLSNSLGSSTLYVESTDQLLSALRTSLAVALTTTLLSTVAGTLTALALARYRFRLARFYRVLLFMPMLMPDIVLGIALLIFFIGAGVPLGKTSIIIGHCTFLISYVFLVVSARLAGMDTRLEEASADLGASPWKTFRRITLPQILPGVIGGALLAFIISMDDLVITYFIAGVDSTTLPVYIYGMIRRGIKPEINAIATLLLLASLIIAALGLYLRSRQPATAKESTHG comes from the coding sequence ATGAACGCACTGCTCGCCGGCCTCGGCCGCCGCCTACTGGGCGGCTACAGCCTGGCCTTCTTCGTCTTTCTCTACCTGCCAATCGCGCTGATCGTGGTCTACTCGTTCAACGCCAACCCGATCAACATGATGATCTGGAGCGGCGCGTCACTGGATTGGTACCGCTCGCTGTTCGGCCTGTCCAACAGCCTCGGCTCGAGCACGCTGTACGTCGAGTCCACCGACCAGTTGCTCAGCGCCCTGCGCACCAGCCTGGCGGTGGCCCTGACCACCACCCTCCTCTCCACCGTGGCCGGCACGCTCACCGCGCTGGCGCTGGCGCGCTACCGCTTCCGCCTGGCGCGCTTCTACCGGGTACTGCTGTTCATGCCGATGCTGATGCCGGACATCGTCCTCGGCATCGCCCTGCTGATCTTCTTCATCGGCGCCGGCGTACCGCTGGGCAAGACCTCGATCATCATCGGCCACTGCACCTTCCTGATCAGCTACGTGTTCCTCGTGGTCAGCGCACGCCTGGCCGGCATGGATACCCGTCTGGAGGAAGCTTCGGCGGACCTCGGTGCCTCACCCTGGAAAACCTTCCGCCGCATCACGCTGCCGCAGATCCTGCCCGGCGTCATCGGCGGAGCCCTGCTGGCGTTCATCATCTCGATGGACGACCTGGTGATCACCTACTTCATCGCCGGCGTCGACTCGACCACGCTGCCGGTCTACATCTACGGCATGATCCGCCGCGGCATCAAACCCGAGATCAATGCCATCGCCACCCTGCTGCTGCTCGCCTCGCTGATCATCGCCGCACTCGGCCTGTATCTGCGCAGCCGCCAGCCAGCCACCGCAAAGGAAAGCACCCATGGCTAA
- a CDS encoding LysE family translocator yields MDASTLFLYVIAVSAVMMTPGPSMLLALSNGASHGMRVASFGMAGAALSDLLLIGAVGCGLGALLQASEQLFSLVKWAGAAYLLYLAWVLWRAPTRSLSEASVPSAARGRSAFLRALSVGLSNPKGLLFFSAFLPQFIRPAEPVAQQYVILAVTSALIDCVMMSLYALGGRHAMRRFSARVMQWINRSCAGILAMLSLGLALYRRSESR; encoded by the coding sequence ATGGATGCCTCTACGCTCTTCCTTTACGTCATCGCGGTTAGCGCGGTGATGATGACGCCCGGACCGTCGATGCTGCTGGCGCTTAGCAATGGCGCGTCCCATGGGATGCGCGTTGCGTCCTTCGGCATGGCGGGCGCGGCGTTGTCGGACCTTCTCCTGATCGGCGCCGTCGGCTGTGGCCTGGGGGCCTTGCTTCAAGCCTCCGAGCAGTTGTTCTCACTGGTCAAGTGGGCGGGCGCCGCCTACCTGCTTTACCTGGCCTGGGTGCTCTGGCGTGCGCCGACTCGGTCGCTGTCCGAGGCGTCAGTACCGAGTGCGGCGAGGGGGCGGTCGGCCTTTCTGCGGGCGCTCTCCGTTGGGCTGTCCAACCCTAAGGGCCTGCTGTTCTTCTCGGCCTTCCTGCCGCAGTTCATCCGGCCCGCGGAGCCGGTCGCCCAGCAGTATGTAATCCTGGCCGTGACCAGCGCCCTGATCGACTGCGTGATGATGAGCCTTTACGCCCTTGGCGGGCGTCATGCGATGCGCCGGTTTTCCGCAAGGGTGATGCAGTGGATCAACCGCAGCTGCGCCGGCATCCTGGCAATGCTTTCCCTGGGCCTGGCCCTGTATCGCCGCAGCGAGTCGCGCTGA
- a CDS encoding CsbD family protein, which produces MSRVLADIIKSKWRELVGTARILWDELTVAELINSEGDAQKLANLIQERYEMTHEEAEKQVISFFERSRTL; this is translated from the coding sequence ATGAGCAGGGTTCTTGCAGACATTATCAAGAGCAAATGGAGAGAGCTGGTGGGTACCGCCAGGATCCTCTGGGACGAGTTGACCGTGGCCGAACTGATCAACTCTGAAGGGGACGCGCAAAAGCTGGCGAACCTAATCCAGGAACGCTACGAGATGACCCATGAAGAGGCTGAAAAACAAGTGATCAGCTTTTTCGAGAGAAGCCGCACCCTGTAG
- a CDS encoding P1 family peptidase: protein MAKLRARELGLPMPGTTGPNNAITDVPGVLVGYRTLDHVADNGKRVKTGVTAILPRGTAPEPQPVWAGFHALNGNGEMTGTHWIEHGGYFVGPLCITNSHSVGIVHHAATRWTIRQYADAWQAEHLWAMPVVAETYDGVINDINGQHVTEADALAAIDTAHAGPIAEGNVGGGNGMICYGFKGGTGTASRRLLIDGQLYTLGALVQANHGQRAWFKVLGMPVGERWGEDAPNGLDRERGSIIVILATDAPLLPHQLKRMAQRAGLGIALGGTPGGNNSGDIFLAFSVANPRPLPQLSPTRQQLDYLNDECFDDLYLAAVQATEEAVLNAMLAAEDAPMQKPQGMCRALDGERLMALFKPGA from the coding sequence ATGGCTAAACTCCGCGCCCGCGAACTCGGTCTGCCCATGCCCGGCACCACCGGCCCGAACAATGCCATCACCGATGTACCCGGCGTTCTGGTCGGCTACCGCACCCTCGACCATGTGGCCGACAACGGCAAACGCGTGAAGACTGGCGTCACCGCCATCCTGCCGCGCGGCACGGCGCCCGAACCGCAGCCGGTGTGGGCCGGTTTTCACGCGCTCAACGGCAACGGTGAAATGACCGGCACCCACTGGATCGAGCACGGCGGCTACTTCGTCGGCCCGCTGTGCATCACCAACTCGCACAGCGTCGGCATCGTCCACCATGCGGCGACCCGCTGGACCATCCGCCAGTACGCCGACGCCTGGCAGGCCGAGCACCTCTGGGCCATGCCGGTGGTGGCCGAGACCTACGACGGCGTGATCAACGACATCAACGGCCAGCACGTGACCGAGGCCGATGCCCTGGCGGCAATCGACACGGCGCATGCGGGCCCCATCGCCGAGGGCAATGTCGGCGGCGGCAACGGCATGATCTGCTACGGCTTCAAGGGTGGCACCGGTACCGCTTCACGCCGCCTGTTGATCGACGGCCAGCTCTACACCCTGGGCGCCCTGGTGCAGGCCAACCACGGGCAGCGCGCCTGGTTCAAGGTGCTCGGTATGCCGGTCGGCGAGCGCTGGGGCGAGGACGCCCCGAACGGCCTGGACCGCGAGCGCGGTTCGATCATCGTGATACTCGCCACGGACGCGCCGCTGCTGCCCCATCAGCTCAAGCGCATGGCCCAACGCGCCGGGCTCGGCATCGCGCTGGGCGGCACACCCGGTGGCAACAATTCAGGTGACATCTTCCTCGCCTTCAGCGTGGCCAATCCGCGTCCCTTGCCACAGCTGTCGCCGACCCGGCAGCAGCTCGACTACCTCAACGACGAATGCTTCGACGACCTCTACCTGGCCGCCGTGCAAGCCACCGAGGAAGCGGTGCTCAATGCCATGCTGGCGGCCGAGGACGCGCCGATGCAGAAGCCCCAGGGCATGTGCCGGGCCCTCGATGGCGAGCGGCTGATGGCGCTGTTCAAGCCTGGGGCGTGA